A region of the Cyanobium usitatum str. Tous genome:
ACAATGGGACGAACCTGTCGCTGAACTAGGTTGACGATGCGGTCGGGGATGCTGCGCGTCTTGGCGTACAGCAGGATGCTTTGTTGGCGGTGCAGCTCGCTGATCACGAGAAGCTTCTGCCACCAATGTGTCTTTAGGCCCGAAAGCCCTGCCCCAGCAACGATCAAGGCATCAATGGTATCAAGATTTCGCTGCAAATAGTCGAGCTGGCGGCGTATCGCAGCTTTAATCTTGCGACGGCGTGGCTTCTTCTGTTTGGCGACATTAAGGAAAACAGCACGTGCCTTACCGCGGTCGTATCGTGGCCGGTGTTTGCGAAAGTCCATGTGCTGGTCGCACAGATCATCAATAATTCGTTCAGTCGACTCCCTTGCTTCGTTCAGCAACTTCAGATCAGTCGGATAGGTGATGTCGGCTGGCGTGCAAGAGGCATCGATGGTGAGTGTTCCCCAGTTCTTGTCCTCTGGCCAATCTGCAGGCTTCACGAAGTCGTCCAGTGATTTCTGGTTGACAGCATCAGCGCCTGGGTCGTCAGAATCGTTGTCATCTGGGAGTGAGGACATAGCCTCGATCACCATGGCCTTACCTCGTTCGGCAATGAGTTCGTTGATCCGTTTGAGATCCTCCTCCGAGAATCGCTTTCGGAAATGAACCATCATCGATGGATCAAATGGCGACTTGCTGGAATAGCCCGCAAAGCCAAGAAAAAACTGCATGTAAGCATTTTCTCGGATCTGCTCGACGGTTTCCTCATCGCTCAGGCCAAGCCGCTGTTTGATGAATAGCGCGCCAAACGCCAATCTGACAGGCTTGGCAGGGGCGCCAGTTGTGGGATTGAACTGAGGGGCATATGTTTCTTCCAGCTCTTCCCATAGCACCAGCCTGGAGAAGAGCACCCAGCGATTGTCCGGGTCCAACGTGCCGCCAAAAGGCACATGGAATTCTTCGATTGAGAGCTGGCCGTTATGGTGTTTTCGGTACATCTGCAGCGTTCAGCAGTTGTAGCAATCGTCAATTGCTCTGTACGCGGCGAGTTTAACGGGTTTCGATCGCTGAAACAAGTTGCGCTGCAGTCGATCTGGCTTTTTCAGGAGTCCCTAATTAGAAACCAAGGCATGAGTGTCGCTTTTTGCCCCCTGATGCTTATTACCTGGTTTAAGCCCCCGTGGAATGGATTTTAGTTCCTAATTTGTACGATCAGGGTAGAATCAATAATCTACAAAGAATTTCGAAGTTCAACTCCCTTGCCACTGGTAACTGACAGCTTCCTGATGACGTAGTTGGCGCGTGTGAAGTTAACTCAGTAATTCTGGTAGCCCCATAGAGCGCCATCCGGTACATAACTCACAGCCAGAGTCGAACGGAATACTTCCATAGGTGTATGGCTCAAGATTAGCCATTACATATTTAACTGCCTTAAGCCTTCCCTCGCCCGCTTGACAGGATGGCATGCCCTCATTTGTGGTAATCTGCGAAAGTTGATAAAGATAGCTTGTTAGAGGATAGAATTTAACGCGCTATTTCTATTACTCCACCACGTCCCAAAATATTAACGACAATATCTTTTTGCTTTTGGCTGATGTCTAGGCAGCAAGTAGAAGGTACGTGCCCACATCCAGCGCAGCATCTCAGCGTCGAGATCTACGTAGTGATGGGCTCTGCACAAAGCTTTGCTTTGTCATCACGACCCAGTTGATTCACATTAAGGCCTTGAATAATCTCAACCTTTACCAATAGTGGCAATGGTAGTTAGCGTGAGTGCTGCGTGATGCTCCTCCTAAGGTAAACGAATATCCCAGCCTACCCCCTTGTGGATCTTTGCAATTAGTTATAGGCTTTTTCCCGTTGAAGTGCAGAGCATAGGTATTGTGCCGACCCGTAGATCTGCGAGTAAAGTTGCGGGATTCCCTCCAGTATTGAGTCCGCCGCGGCTCGAGTTGAATGGCGCTTTGCTTTTTTTGGAGGTCGCGGTCAGCTGTCTAATTATCGCGATTAACTCCTTCATGATGAGAAGCTTATCTTGCTGATTGCTCCCTGCGTCATCAGCCCAGGCCATCGCTCTACCTGTTGACCCAGGAGGCGTAGTTTTGTGTGTAGTTGATGTGGAGGCGGTACCTCTGGGATAGACAGGCACCTTTTTATGTGCTTGCCTATGCAGGATTTATCCACGATCAGTTAGATCTCCAGGTCTACTGGAACCCACTTCTTGATCTGCTTGCTCGGTGTCAACTACATAGGCGGGCGCGGGTAGCGCCCCTCCGAGTGGTGTAACTCAGGCGGTCCTGTGACCCTTTCCGGAGGGTGAACAGATGCAGTCAAGGGGTGACTGCTTGGAAGCTGATTACTCAGCTCCGTTTATCCACTATGAACCCTGATCGCTGAATTGGCAACTCAGCGATCGATCTGTTCTGTGTAGATCGAGGAAGGATGTGTTGCGCTTCAGCTGGTGATTGCTGACGGCTGGGCAGTCGGATCAGCATCAGTGAGCTCCAGCGGCTCTTCTGGTTCCGGGATCTTGGCCATGGTCGCCTCGGAGAAGAACCGGCGGCGCTCCAGCTGCCATTCCTCCTGCTGCTCCAGCAGCTGGCTGCCCACCAGCCGCACGATCGCAGCGTCGTTGGGGAAGATGCCGACCACGTTGGTGCGGCGTTTGATCTCCTTATTGAGCCGCTCGAGCGGGTTGGTGCTCCA
Encoded here:
- a CDS encoding IS5 family transposase, yielding MYRKHHNGQLSIEEFHVPFGGTLDPDNRWVLFSRLVLWEELEETYAPQFNPTTGAPAKPVRLAFGALFIKQRLGLSDEETVEQIRENAYMQFFLGFAGYSSKSPFDPSMMVHFRKRFSEEDLKRINELIAERGKAMVIEAMSSLPDDNDSDDPGADAVNQKSLDDFVKPADWPEDKNWGTLTIDASCTPADITYPTDLKLLNEARESTERIIDDLCDQHMDFRKHRPRYDRGKARAVFLNVAKQKKPRRRKIKAAIRRQLDYLQRNLDTIDALIVAGAGLSGLKTHWWQKLLVISELHRQQSILLYAKTRSIPDRIVNLVQRQVRPIVRGKARAAVEFGAKISVSVRNGFAFLHRISWDPYSEGEDLIPQAKKYKHEHGCYPERICADRIYITTKNRNFCTRNNIRLSGKRLGRPPKDPEINAAHKQQLSADQRRRNEVEGVFGSGKRKYSLRLIMARLTKGAETSISMGFLVMCAEKILRLLRLFFVTIFAWFYSWQWPGSSWVVLRNICLLETVKSPVTA